A single Planctomycetaceae bacterium DNA region contains:
- a CDS encoding phospholipid carrier-dependent glycosyltransferase, which translates to MKSRAMPSRAMTSRAPVLGMILLAAMLSRTACILNRPDDLATDPDAYVAHAQMIQQGKGFVVPGTDKPTAFRPPGYPFMIAMMPGSTSSPERAIAMLHIAAGILTVLLTRQLAEEVGLSTMSGNLAALLVALDPLLIRYSALPMTEVVSALTLTGGMVLWIQFRNRLHLRSAADGEISSGTQENSTSRRTGWLGFLAGIVLGFSSLVRPIGLVVMAFLSSELLTSLALAPQEKRSLRSGNLFVRMLKFVSPCTVSSAGFLLAISPWVTRNFVEFQTFIPATTHGGYTLALGNNPDYYRDVINGDATKPWDGEKLDQWQKRMASEARAAGIAIGDEKATDTWMYSQAFQAIQSQPANFVRASWLRIRTFWAISPTGAVSDVQRLLSSIWYAGLWFAIIGLILVRLTCRIAKRMPFFSTKSAPIWLTVLAFQLMHTFYWTDARMRAPLMPALAVLVALAFRWTHAFFTGPLTKGAVNDLYLCDTGIPDSGTGRSAERVTSV; encoded by the coding sequence ATGAAATCCAGGGCGATGCCATCACGGGCGATGACATCAAGGGCTCCTGTTCTTGGAATGATCCTTCTGGCTGCGATGCTGTCGCGGACGGCCTGTATTCTGAATCGACCGGACGATTTGGCGACGGATCCGGATGCCTACGTTGCCCACGCACAGATGATTCAGCAGGGAAAGGGGTTTGTTGTTCCCGGAACAGACAAACCGACAGCATTTCGCCCGCCCGGTTATCCCTTCATGATTGCCATGATGCCTGGTAGTACTTCCAGCCCCGAACGTGCAATCGCCATGCTTCATATTGCGGCTGGTATTCTGACGGTCCTTCTCACGCGACAGCTGGCAGAAGAAGTGGGGCTCTCCACAATGTCCGGAAATCTGGCAGCACTTCTGGTTGCGCTGGATCCATTGCTGATTCGCTACTCGGCACTTCCTATGACCGAAGTGGTCAGCGCGCTGACTCTGACCGGCGGCATGGTGTTATGGATTCAGTTTCGCAATCGGCTCCACCTTCGATCTGCTGCCGACGGAGAAATCAGCTCAGGAACTCAGGAGAATTCCACATCGCGACGAACCGGATGGCTGGGATTTCTGGCTGGCATTGTCCTGGGATTTTCGTCTCTGGTCCGCCCTATTGGTCTGGTTGTCATGGCTTTTCTCTCCTCCGAATTGTTGACATCGCTCGCTCTCGCACCCCAGGAAAAACGAAGCCTCCGATCAGGCAACCTCTTTGTAAGAATGCTGAAATTCGTATCACCCTGCACGGTTTCATCCGCTGGTTTCCTGCTGGCGATCAGCCCCTGGGTGACTCGCAATTTTGTTGAATTTCAGACATTCATTCCGGCAACAACTCACGGCGGCTACACACTCGCATTGGGCAATAATCCTGATTACTACCGCGACGTCATCAACGGCGATGCGACGAAACCCTGGGACGGAGAGAAACTGGACCAGTGGCAAAAACGAATGGCATCCGAGGCGAGGGCTGCAGGAATCGCGATTGGTGATGAAAAAGCAACGGATACCTGGATGTATTCGCAGGCATTTCAGGCCATTCAATCGCAGCCAGCGAACTTTGTCCGCGCATCCTGGCTTCGCATTCGAACTTTCTGGGCCATCTCCCCGACCGGCGCGGTGTCCGATGTCCAGCGACTGCTGAGCAGCATTTGGTATGCCGGACTCTGGTTCGCAATTATCGGCCTCATCCTTGTTCGTTTGACTTGTCGGATCGCCAAACGCATGCCATTTTTCAGTACGAAGTCGGCTCCGATCTGGTTGACCGTTCTCGCGTTCCAGTTGATGCATACTTTCTACTGGACGGATGCCCGAATGCGTGCACCGCTGATGCCGGCCCTTGCGGTTCTGGTTGCGCTGGCGTTTCGCTGGACGCACGCATTCTTTACAGGTCCGTTGACGAAAGGCGCAGTGAATGATTTGTATCTCTGTGACACCGGAATCCCGGACTCTGGCACCGGCAGATCTGCTGAACGCGTCACGTCAGTGTGA
- a CDS encoding SDR family oxidoreductase yields MSDFLQLNGRNILVVGVANKKSVAWQTARVLMEAGANVLFSVRSEARAESVRKLAPGANVFVCDVESQEQIDQLRSNVAATVDTLHGIVHSVAFADYSAGWLPFHETPRSAFLQAIDISCYSLTAICNAMRDLLDPDIGSVVTISISTTRMAAENYGYMAPVKAALDSSICFLAKSFSRFSRVRFNAVCPGLLKTSASAGIPGYVDSYLFAEKATLRKKAVQTEEVANTVAFLLSPRSSGINSQGIVIDAGMGTNYFDDELIR; encoded by the coding sequence ATGAGCGATTTTCTTCAATTGAACGGACGCAACATTCTTGTCGTGGGCGTCGCGAATAAAAAAAGCGTTGCATGGCAGACGGCCCGCGTGTTGATGGAAGCGGGTGCGAATGTCTTGTTTTCCGTCCGCTCCGAAGCGCGCGCTGAATCAGTGAGAAAGCTGGCGCCAGGGGCGAACGTGTTCGTGTGTGATGTGGAATCACAGGAACAGATTGATCAGCTGCGGAGCAATGTGGCAGCCACCGTTGATACGCTCCATGGCATTGTTCATTCGGTTGCCTTTGCCGACTATTCTGCGGGATGGCTGCCATTCCATGAAACACCCCGTTCTGCGTTTTTGCAGGCCATTGATATCTCATGCTATTCTCTGACGGCAATCTGCAATGCGATGCGGGATCTGCTTGATCCGGACATCGGCAGTGTCGTCACGATATCCATTTCCACCACTCGCATGGCGGCTGAAAACTACGGCTACATGGCACCCGTGAAAGCCGCGCTCGATTCTTCCATCTGTTTCCTGGCCAAGTCGTTTTCACGATTTTCACGCGTTCGCTTCAATGCCGTCTGTCCCGGTTTGTTAAAGACGTCCGCGTCCGCGGGGATTCCTGGGTACGTTGATAGTTATCTGTTTGCCGAGAAAGCCACGCTTCGAAAAAAGGCGGTACAAACAGAAGAGGTGGCCAATACGGTGGCGTTTCTGCTCAGTCCCCGATCCAGTGGAATCAATTCCCAGGGCATTGTGATTGACGCCGGGATGGGAACGAACTACTTCGACGACGAACTCATTCGATGA
- a CDS encoding SDR family NAD(P)-dependent oxidoreductase, whose protein sequence is MSNRILEGKVALVTGSGRGLGRSFAEHLASLGCSIGFHGMRENGPAEYGEGTTLTDTAQQVAGKYGVKACRVLGDLTIQDDANRVVQTVCDELGPLDILVHNAGGDIAAAGGKPNPNDAVHIKVEDIRAVLDRNLLSTILTCQAAAKVMMPRGSGRILTISSIAAFKGLASSSIYATAKAAVVEYTRCLAEQLRTSNINVNSLAPGDTRTGRFLGTRTVEESRLVTEGTLDRIGLVEEVTRVVEFFAGPLGDFVTGQVLRVDGGSQIWSA, encoded by the coding sequence ATGTCGAATCGAATTCTGGAAGGAAAAGTGGCCCTTGTCACCGGTTCAGGACGTGGACTTGGCCGATCATTTGCCGAACATCTTGCATCACTCGGCTGCAGTATCGGCTTCCACGGCATGCGGGAAAACGGACCGGCGGAATACGGCGAAGGCACGACTTTAACCGACACTGCTCAACAGGTGGCCGGAAAATATGGTGTGAAGGCGTGCCGCGTTCTGGGTGACCTGACAATTCAGGACGATGCCAATCGCGTTGTGCAAACCGTGTGCGACGAATTGGGACCGCTCGATATTCTCGTCCACAACGCAGGAGGTGACATCGCTGCGGCGGGTGGTAAGCCGAATCCAAATGATGCCGTCCACATCAAGGTCGAAGACATCCGTGCGGTACTCGACAGGAATCTTCTGAGCACCATTCTGACATGTCAGGCAGCCGCCAAAGTCATGATGCCTCGGGGCAGCGGCCGGATTCTGACCATCAGCTCCATCGCAGCCTTTAAGGGGCTTGCGAGCAGTTCCATTTATGCGACCGCGAAAGCTGCGGTGGTTGAGTACACGCGATGTCTGGCCGAACAACTACGGACGAGCAACATCAACGTTAACTCACTCGCCCCGGGGGATACGCGGACAGGACGATTTCTGGGCACTCGAACCGTCGAGGAATCTCGGCTCGTAACTGAAGGAACGCTTGACAGGATCGGACTGGTCGAAGAAGTCACACGTGTGGTCGAATTCTTTGCCGGACCGCTTGGCGACTTTGTCACCGGACAGGTCTTGCGAGTCGATGGGGGCAGTCAGATCTGGTCGGCCTGA
- a CDS encoding DUF1553 domain-containing protein: MSVHFRSSIHFRSLCPVAVSLVLILILNAFGPQARLRADEPAAEAGNSPSEMVDFERQVRPLLEEHCLGCHAADAQEGDLRLDSLTSLSAGGRSGSLLIPGNADESLLISAIRYGDESLQMPPDQKLPAEAVQTIVDWINQGARHPDGMITVAVPAPPFDVEKEKQFWAFQPVARPSVPVVDGAVVANPIDAFIAARLTEVSLRQNPAADKRTLIRRATFDLTGLPPTPAEIEAFLADETPEAFSVVIDRLLASPHYGEHWGRHWLDVVRYADSNGLDENVAHGNAFRYRDYVVKSLNDDKPFDQFVREQLAGDLLVTDEMSESQKHELLIGTGFLSLGPKVLAEADKTKMLMDILDEQINTTGVAFMGLTFGCARCHNHKFDPISQADYYSMVGIFKSTYTMESLKTIAKWHENSVATEEDLQRLEEHKSRLEAAKAEIASTIQTAKASLVSGLSDAEAESRFSDETRAALKQLRDEQKQLEASVPELPTAMGVKEGSPETSRINIRGSHLTLGRPVRRDVPAVLRLGPEYQIPETASGRLQFANWLVDPQHPLTARVMVNRVWRWHFGRGIVASTDNFGHLGDHPTHPKLLDWLACELMDGKWSLKSLHRTILLSHTWQQSSESNPAGEDADPANHLLWRSGVHRLDAESIRDAILAVSDRLDRTMGGSLLHVKNREFLFNHTSKDETRYDAPRRSIYLPLIRNNIYDGFSLFDCTDAAVANGNRSTSTVASQALFMMNSELLIESAQQLARVTLSEGGASPQERIDWLFGRTMGRPATAKERNAVIATLQTLRERSVSAGSGPSEGETPRENSEEAAWAIVCQSLLASNEFIYVR; encoded by the coding sequence TTGTCTGTCCACTTCAGATCGTCAATCCATTTCAGATCACTCTGCCCCGTTGCAGTCTCTCTGGTCCTGATTCTGATTCTGAACGCATTCGGGCCACAGGCCCGTCTTCGCGCCGACGAACCGGCGGCGGAAGCTGGAAACAGCCCATCAGAGATGGTGGATTTTGAACGTCAGGTCCGGCCATTGCTGGAGGAACATTGCCTGGGCTGTCATGCGGCCGATGCTCAGGAAGGCGATCTACGACTGGACAGCCTGACGTCGTTGAGTGCAGGAGGTCGGTCAGGATCTCTTTTAATTCCGGGTAATGCCGACGAGAGTCTGTTGATTTCGGCGATTCGATACGGAGACGAATCGCTGCAAATGCCCCCCGATCAAAAGTTGCCGGCTGAAGCTGTTCAAACGATTGTTGACTGGATTAATCAGGGGGCGAGGCATCCGGATGGTATGATTACCGTCGCAGTGCCTGCACCGCCGTTCGACGTTGAGAAGGAAAAGCAGTTTTGGGCATTTCAGCCGGTGGCACGTCCGTCTGTTCCGGTGGTGGACGGGGCGGTCGTTGCCAATCCCATCGACGCATTCATTGCGGCGCGGCTAACTGAGGTTTCGTTGAGACAGAACCCTGCAGCCGATAAGAGGACATTGATTCGACGAGCGACCTTCGACCTGACGGGGCTTCCACCGACCCCAGCGGAGATCGAAGCCTTCCTTGCTGACGAAACCCCGGAGGCCTTCTCTGTCGTTATCGACCGTCTGCTTGCCTCACCCCATTATGGAGAACACTGGGGCCGACATTGGCTGGACGTGGTTCGGTACGCGGATTCCAATGGTCTGGACGAAAATGTGGCGCACGGGAATGCGTTTCGGTATCGCGACTACGTTGTTAAATCGTTGAATGACGACAAACCGTTCGACCAGTTTGTCCGCGAGCAGCTTGCCGGAGACTTACTGGTCACGGATGAAATGTCTGAGTCTCAGAAACATGAATTGCTCATCGGTACGGGTTTCCTGTCGCTTGGACCCAAAGTTCTGGCAGAAGCAGACAAGACAAAGATGCTGATGGACATTCTGGACGAACAGATCAACACCACCGGTGTCGCATTCATGGGCCTGACATTTGGTTGTGCTCGTTGCCACAACCACAAGTTCGATCCGATTTCGCAGGCCGACTACTATTCCATGGTTGGCATCTTTAAGAGCACGTACACGATGGAATCGTTGAAAACGATTGCAAAGTGGCATGAGAATTCTGTCGCAACCGAGGAGGACCTGCAGCGGTTAGAAGAACATAAATCCAGACTTGAAGCTGCAAAAGCAGAGATCGCTTCAACAATTCAAACTGCAAAGGCCTCGCTGGTTTCCGGGTTATCCGACGCTGAGGCGGAATCGCGTTTTTCAGACGAAACCCGGGCCGCTCTGAAACAACTTCGCGACGAACAGAAACAACTGGAGGCATCTGTTCCCGAACTGCCAACAGCAATGGGAGTCAAAGAAGGATCGCCGGAAACTTCACGCATTAATATCCGCGGCAGCCATCTAACACTGGGCCGTCCTGTCAGGCGTGATGTGCCGGCAGTGTTGAGGCTCGGCCCGGAGTACCAGATCCCCGAAACCGCGAGTGGTCGACTTCAGTTTGCCAACTGGCTTGTTGACCCTCAGCATCCACTCACGGCCCGGGTGATGGTCAACCGCGTCTGGCGATGGCATTTCGGACGTGGCATTGTCGCTTCTACGGACAATTTCGGTCACCTGGGCGATCATCCAACACACCCGAAACTTCTCGACTGGCTGGCCTGTGAGTTGATGGATGGCAAATGGTCACTTAAGAGTCTGCACCGGACCATTCTGTTATCGCACACCTGGCAGCAGTCCAGTGAGTCGAACCCTGCGGGCGAAGATGCCGACCCCGCCAACCATTTGTTGTGGCGATCTGGTGTCCATCGACTGGACGCAGAATCGATTCGCGATGCTATTCTGGCGGTTAGCGACCGGCTGGATCGCACGATGGGTGGTTCGTTACTTCATGTCAAGAATCGTGAGTTCCTTTTCAATCACACATCAAAGGATGAAACCCGTTACGACGCACCAAGGCGATCGATTTATCTGCCGCTCATTCGTAACAACATCTACGACGGATTCTCACTGTTCGACTGCACAGATGCAGCTGTTGCCAATGGCAACCGGTCGACCTCGACGGTCGCTTCTCAGGCATTGTTCATGATGAACAGCGAACTTCTGATTGAATCAGCCCAACAACTGGCAAGAGTGACACTTTCCGAAGGCGGGGCTTCACCACAGGAACGCATCGACTGGTTGTTTGGTCGCACGATGGGCCGTCCCGCGACGGCCAAAGAACGAAATGCGGTCATCGCGACACTTCAGACTCTTCGGGAGAGAAGTGTTTCGGCTGGTAGCGGTCCTTCAGAAGGTGAAACACCCCGTGAGAATTCGGAAGAAGCGGCGTGGGCCATTGTTTGTCAGAGTCTGCTGGCGTCGAACGAGTTCATCTATGTTCGTTGA
- a CDS encoding DUF1501 domain-containing protein has translation MKNSAVGFGWLAAQALLQQQASSDDAVISGRHSTSASPFHFAPRAKRVIFMFMKGGPSQVDTFDYKPQLQKDDGKPLPFDKPRVTFAATGNLLGSPWRFRPYGESGIPVSSLFPHVAKHVDDICFLNSVHGTNAAHGGAALKLHTGSDTFVRPGMGAWVNYGLGTENDNLPGFVTICPTLAHGGVNNWGSAFLPAECQGVPLGVASQPSTNANVKYIANSKWSPEAQRTQLDLMKQLNEFHKHQAAGSESALEARIKSFELAFRMQSEMPRVQDLSQESAATLEMYGLNNTITEDFGRQCLLARRFAEAGVRFIQVTHSDTNVQWDQHSSLRTGHEKNAAEVDQPIAALIADLKQRGLLDDTLLLWGGEFGRTPVAQGKDGRDHNPEGFTMWMAGAGVRGGMRYGATDEYGFYATENKMHIHDVHATMLHLLGLDHLRLTYRYAGRDFRLTDVAGNVHHAVIG, from the coding sequence TTGAAGAACTCTGCGGTCGGATTTGGCTGGCTCGCGGCGCAGGCTCTCCTGCAGCAGCAGGCTTCATCTGACGATGCTGTCATTTCGGGGCGGCACTCGACATCTGCGTCGCCGTTCCATTTTGCTCCGCGGGCAAAACGAGTCATCTTCATGTTCATGAAAGGGGGCCCGTCACAGGTTGACACTTTTGACTACAAACCGCAGCTTCAGAAAGACGATGGTAAACCTCTGCCGTTCGATAAACCCCGAGTCACATTTGCTGCCACCGGCAACCTGCTGGGATCTCCCTGGCGATTTCGTCCTTACGGCGAAAGCGGCATACCTGTCAGTTCATTGTTTCCGCACGTTGCGAAGCACGTCGATGATATTTGTTTTCTGAATTCGGTGCATGGAACCAACGCTGCCCACGGTGGCGCGGCACTGAAACTTCACACGGGCAGCGATACGTTTGTTCGTCCGGGGATGGGAGCCTGGGTGAATTACGGCCTGGGGACAGAAAATGACAACCTGCCTGGCTTTGTCACGATTTGCCCAACGCTGGCCCATGGCGGCGTGAACAATTGGGGATCGGCCTTCCTGCCAGCAGAGTGTCAGGGGGTACCACTGGGAGTTGCCAGCCAGCCTTCGACGAATGCCAACGTGAAGTACATCGCCAATTCGAAGTGGTCACCCGAAGCTCAGCGAACCCAGCTCGACCTGATGAAGCAGTTGAACGAATTCCATAAGCATCAGGCTGCTGGCAGCGAATCGGCACTGGAAGCGAGAATCAAGTCGTTTGAACTGGCGTTTCGCATGCAATCCGAAATGCCCCGGGTGCAGGATTTATCACAGGAATCTGCAGCCACGCTGGAAATGTATGGTTTGAACAACACCATTACGGAAGATTTTGGTCGCCAGTGTTTGCTGGCCCGCCGATTCGCGGAGGCTGGTGTACGGTTCATTCAGGTGACGCACAGCGATACCAACGTACAATGGGATCAGCATTCCAGCCTTCGGACCGGACACGAAAAAAATGCAGCTGAAGTTGACCAGCCCATTGCAGCTTTGATTGCAGATCTGAAACAAAGAGGCCTGCTCGACGATACGCTGTTGCTTTGGGGAGGTGAATTTGGGCGAACCCCGGTCGCTCAGGGCAAAGATGGCCGGGACCACAACCCGGAAGGCTTTACGATGTGGATGGCGGGGGCTGGTGTTCGGGGAGGTATGCGATACGGTGCCACCGACGAATATGGTTTCTATGCCACAGAAAACAAAATGCATATCCATGACGTTCACGCGACGATGCTCCATCTGCTGGGGCTGGATCATTTACGTTTAACGTATCGATACGCGGGGCGAGACTTCCGGCTGACGGATGTAGCGGGTAACGTTCATCACGCCGTGATTGGCTGA
- a CDS encoding translation initiation factor has protein sequence MGLLAGTIFDRPPHCDVCERLESECICPPPEPEQKQYLAPGKQTARLAVEKRKRGKMVTVIRGLNANDSDLPGLLTRLKTHCGAGGSMGDEDTLEIQGTHLDRIRAELQKIGYKVKG, from the coding sequence ATGGGTCTTCTTGCCGGAACAATTTTCGACCGTCCTCCGCATTGCGATGTTTGCGAGCGACTGGAATCCGAGTGCATTTGTCCGCCGCCAGAGCCTGAACAAAAACAGTATTTGGCCCCGGGCAAGCAGACGGCCAGACTAGCCGTTGAGAAGCGAAAACGCGGGAAAATGGTGACCGTAATTCGTGGACTGAATGCGAATGACAGCGATCTGCCGGGGCTGCTGACCCGACTGAAGACTCATTGCGGAGCAGGTGGATCGATGGGCGACGAGGACACTCTGGAGATTCAGGGAACCCACCTGGACCGGATTCGTGCCGAGCTGCAGAAAATTGGCTACAAAGTAAAGGGCTAG